The Natronoglycomyces albus genome has a segment encoding these proteins:
- the rph gene encoding ribonuclease PH translates to MTRSDKRAADQLRPVKFTRSWTDHPEGSVLVEFGRTRVLCTASVNTGVPRWRRGSGEGWVTAEYSMLPRSTHSRSDRESIRGKIGGRTHEISRLIGRSLRACVDFKALGENTITLDCDVLQADGGTRTAAITGAYVALHDAVTWLGEKKIARKPDKVLVDSVSAISVGVVGEAPLLDLCYEEDVAAAVDMNVVMTGDGSFVEIQGTGEERSYTRDELNQMLDLAEKGCKELMSLQARTFMEQLT, encoded by the coding sequence ATGACTCGAAGTGATAAACGCGCCGCCGACCAGCTGCGCCCAGTGAAGTTCACCCGTTCCTGGACCGACCACCCGGAAGGCTCCGTCCTGGTCGAGTTCGGCCGCACCCGCGTGCTGTGCACCGCCAGCGTCAACACCGGCGTACCGCGCTGGCGGCGAGGCTCCGGCGAAGGATGGGTGACGGCCGAATACTCCATGCTTCCCCGCTCCACCCACTCCCGTTCCGACCGCGAGTCGATCCGAGGCAAGATCGGTGGGCGCACACACGAGATCTCGCGCCTCATCGGCCGTTCCCTGCGCGCCTGCGTCGACTTCAAAGCCCTCGGTGAAAACACGATCACTCTGGACTGCGACGTGCTCCAGGCAGACGGCGGGACGCGCACCGCGGCCATCACCGGCGCCTATGTCGCGTTGCATGACGCTGTCACATGGCTGGGCGAAAAGAAGATCGCCCGCAAGCCCGACAAGGTTCTGGTCGACTCGGTGTCGGCCATCAGCGTTGGAGTCGTCGGTGAGGCTCCCCTGCTCGACTTGTGTTACGAGGAGGATGTGGCCGCCGCAGTGGACATGAACGTCGTCATGACCGGTGACGGCTCGTTCGTGGAGATCCAAGGCACTGGAGAGGAGCGTTCCTACACTCGGGACGAACTCAACCAGATGCTGGACCTGGCCGAGAAGGGTTGCAAGGAGCTTATGAGCCTCCAGGCCCGCACGTTCATGGAGCAGCTGACATGA